A genomic window from Sphingobacterium spiritivorum includes:
- a CDS encoding sulfatase family protein, giving the protein MSVKHICSYISLTVFLFVGQQIQAQDKQKPNVLMIYVDDLGYGDLSIYGGQDIETPHLDELATSGIRFTNAHAAASTCTPSRYALMTGNNPYRAKGTGILPGDAALIIPQDKITLPKVFHQQGYTTGIVGKWHLGLGEQVEKDWNGKIAPGPLEVGYDYSFIFPATADRVPTVFLENHYVLAADAKDPIQVNYRQKIGNEPTGKENPELLKLHASPGQGHDNTIVNGIGRIGWMTGGKDARWADEELTLTFFEKAKEFIKTNQKKPFFLCYNATEPHVPRMPATLFKGKSKLGLRGDAILQLDYTVGQLVQELKNNGLYENTIIIFTSDNGPVLDDGYADQAVEKSANHDAFGGWRGGKYSAFEAGSRVPFLVSWPAVIKGGQQSDALIGQVDLLASFAGQLGVSYPKDQAVDSQNQWKTLIGTDKKGRTYLVKSSGTFSIIQGDYKYIKPRKGAKIDKAVNIELGNDEQPQLYNLRTDKAEKENIAAKHTNKVKELEQLLQSQL; this is encoded by the coding sequence ATGAGTGTGAAACATATATGCAGTTATATCAGTCTGACTGTTTTCCTTTTTGTGGGTCAGCAGATACAGGCACAGGATAAACAAAAACCTAATGTACTGATGATCTACGTGGACGATCTGGGCTATGGCGACCTCAGTATCTATGGCGGGCAGGATATAGAGACACCTCATCTGGATGAATTGGCGACCTCCGGAATAAGATTTACAAATGCGCATGCTGCAGCCTCTACCTGTACGCCGTCCCGTTATGCACTGATGACCGGTAATAATCCTTATCGTGCTAAAGGTACCGGTATCTTACCCGGTGATGCGGCACTTATTATTCCTCAGGATAAAATCACACTTCCCAAAGTATTTCATCAGCAAGGCTATACTACAGGGATTGTTGGGAAATGGCATCTTGGATTAGGAGAACAGGTAGAAAAAGACTGGAACGGCAAGATTGCACCCGGACCATTAGAGGTTGGATATGATTATTCCTTTATCTTCCCGGCTACAGCAGACCGTGTTCCCACAGTTTTTCTCGAAAACCATTACGTACTTGCAGCAGATGCTAAAGATCCTATACAAGTAAACTACCGGCAAAAAATCGGGAACGAGCCCACAGGAAAAGAAAATCCGGAATTACTCAAACTGCATGCTTCTCCTGGTCAGGGACATGATAATACTATTGTAAACGGAATAGGACGCATAGGCTGGATGACAGGAGGAAAGGATGCCAGATGGGCAGATGAAGAGCTAACACTGACATTTTTTGAAAAGGCGAAGGAATTTATCAAAACCAATCAGAAGAAACCATTTTTCTTATGTTACAATGCTACAGAACCTCACGTACCGCGTATGCCGGCAACCTTATTTAAAGGCAAAAGCAAACTCGGGCTTCGTGGAGATGCTATTCTCCAGCTGGATTACACTGTGGGACAATTGGTACAGGAGCTAAAAAATAACGGTCTCTATGAGAATACTATCATTATTTTTACCAGTGACAATGGTCCGGTTTTAGATGATGGATATGCAGATCAGGCAGTGGAGAAATCCGCTAATCATGATGCATTCGGCGGATGGCGAGGCGGCAAATACAGTGCATTCGAAGCAGGTTCACGTGTGCCCTTTCTGGTGAGCTGGCCTGCGGTCATCAAAGGAGGGCAACAGTCAGATGCACTGATCGGACAAGTAGACTTGCTGGCTTCGTTTGCCGGCCAGTTAGGAGTTTCTTATCCCAAAGACCAGGCTGTAGATAGTCAGAACCAATGGAAAACTTTAATAGGAACAGACAAAAAAGGCCGGACCTATCTGGTAAAAAGTTCCGGAACGTTTTCCATTATACAGGGCGATTATAAGTATATCAAACCGCGAAAAGGAGCCAAAATTGACAAAGCTGTAAATATCGAACTGGGTAATGACGAGCAACCGCAGTTATATAATCTGCGTACCGACAAAGCGGAAAAGGAGAATATAGCTGCTAAGCATACAAATAAAGTGAAAGAACTGGAGCAATTGTTACAATCTCAGCTATAA
- a CDS encoding sulfatase family protein has translation MMNRYLLICFFILINSISNAQNKPNILIIISDDHSFQTIGAYGSAVAHTPNIDRIAKEGTVFDRAYVTNSLCGPSRATLLTGKYSHKNGFKDNENSHFDHSQATFVKDLQGAGYRTAWIGKQHLGAKPQGFDYYSILDGQGHYFNPVFINQGDKREQIEGYVSDIVTEKAERWLDTLNKDKPFCLILGHKATHRSWLPDPRDFGTYDQAEIPLPDNFYDQYDKRKAAAVQEMSIAKDMLLPYDLKMYPTKEDMRKDYDFSRFTESQFEKYYAYYKPIQDDFYARKLSGKQLEEWKYRRYMIDYLNTAASLDRNIGEVLDYLDTHGLKDNTIVIYLSDQGFYMGEHGWFDKRFMYEESFRTPMVARYPGVIKPGTHTEARVMNIDIAPTLLEIAGVRIPKEIQGKSFYSVLKDAKKPFRKSSYYHYYENGTHAVSPHFGISDGKYKLIRFYKRVESWELYDLEKDPHEMNNIYADKSSEAIIGRMKKKLLAEIRQVEDNEAEAIFEQKL, from the coding sequence ATGATGAACAGATACCTGCTAATTTGTTTTTTTATTTTGATCAACAGCATCTCAAATGCACAAAATAAACCGAATATTCTGATTATTATTTCAGATGACCACTCTTTTCAGACTATCGGAGCATATGGTTCTGCCGTAGCACATACTCCGAATATTGATCGTATAGCGAAAGAAGGAACTGTCTTTGACCGTGCCTATGTTACAAATTCGCTTTGTGGTCCCAGCAGAGCGACATTGCTTACCGGAAAGTACAGCCACAAAAACGGCTTTAAGGATAACGAGAATTCACATTTTGATCATAGTCAGGCTACATTCGTCAAAGATTTACAGGGAGCAGGTTATCGCACAGCCTGGATCGGCAAACAACATCTGGGAGCCAAACCGCAAGGGTTTGACTATTACAGTATACTGGATGGTCAGGGGCATTATTTTAATCCCGTTTTTATTAATCAGGGAGACAAACGCGAACAGATAGAAGGATATGTTTCGGATATTGTGACCGAGAAAGCGGAGCGATGGTTAGATACCTTGAATAAAGATAAGCCATTCTGTCTGATATTAGGCCATAAAGCTACTCATCGTTCATGGCTGCCTGATCCCAGGGATTTCGGAACCTATGATCAGGCTGAAATTCCGTTGCCGGACAACTTCTACGATCAGTATGACAAAAGAAAAGCTGCAGCCGTACAGGAGATGAGTATTGCAAAAGATATGTTGCTGCCCTATGACCTGAAGATGTATCCTACAAAAGAGGATATGCGAAAAGATTATGATTTTTCCCGCTTTACAGAAAGTCAGTTTGAGAAATACTATGCTTACTACAAACCTATTCAGGACGATTTCTACGCACGCAAACTCTCCGGCAAACAACTGGAAGAATGGAAGTACAGACGTTATATGATAGATTATCTTAATACGGCCGCTTCTCTGGACCGGAATATAGGCGAGGTGCTGGATTATCTTGATACGCACGGACTGAAGGATAACACGATTGTAATCTATCTGTCTGATCAGGGATTTTATATGGGAGAACATGGCTGGTTCGATAAACGTTTTATGTATGAAGAATCTTTTCGTACACCTATGGTTGCACGGTATCCGGGAGTGATCAAGCCCGGCACACATACAGAAGCCCGGGTAATGAATATCGATATTGCTCCGACTTTATTGGAAATTGCAGGGGTCAGAATACCGAAAGAAATACAAGGCAAATCATTCTATTCTGTACTGAAAGATGCGAAGAAACCTTTCAGAAAATCCAGCTATTACCATTATTATGAGAACGGTACACACGCTGTATCTCCGCATTTTGGAATCAGCGATGGTAAGTACAAGCTTATCAGATTCTATAAAAGAGTAGAATCATGGGAATTATATGATCTGGAAAAAGATCCTCATGAAATGAATAATATCTACGCAGACAAGTCATCCGAGGCAATTATCGGCCGGATGAAAAAGAAACTGCTTGCAGAAATCAGACAGGTAGAGGATAATGAAGCAGAAGCTATTTTTGAACAAAAACTATGA
- a CDS encoding WG repeat-containing protein — MNKFYLLIALLLVSYSAQSQSPTYNIKYIFFTSAEFKNRLAEKKKKLSESESGTVQTISMIGNDGDLLNDIIYNRDFIRVEGKNKNAKIELIDIAKKETVLLRPTYKTFVKKTFDNAYSIVGTLSFDDKEQKQILGYTCNKATLTFDLSGIDELDGFDPTAEIWYTKDLPRLFWRDNTYLQKIPGTMLLMTINGVGLQASAVKEVKNDSKVFEIPSDYTEQEQVYPQTEAWNDSVMDATIDSAMMDNYISDSLVSFQDETTELFGVQDLEGNIVIPAAYTQLLVTGEDVLIASDSNEKYGAIDLTGKVLIPFRYESLLWTAEGPVIYTENNLYGCLTREGEVLIPAQYEYLNEFEGQFTAAMKDNKMGIINLKNEIVFPFTYESIIQIRDSYFIGMQDSKYYLQEFNKSNPTLAGYTYLEVGIDNDILVAEKNNLHGYIDKHGKVLIPFKYRLASAFSDGVAYVTDEHENSFYINQKGETVNMEEED, encoded by the coding sequence ATGAATAAATTTTATTTATTAATAGCCTTGCTTCTTGTAAGCTATTCGGCACAATCTCAGTCCCCTACATATAATATTAAATATATTTTTTTTACATCTGCAGAATTTAAAAACAGATTAGCGGAGAAAAAGAAGAAATTATCCGAAAGTGAATCAGGAACGGTTCAAACAATCAGTATGATAGGAAATGACGGAGACCTGCTTAATGATATTATCTATAATAGAGATTTTATTCGGGTTGAGGGCAAAAACAAAAATGCTAAGATAGAGCTTATCGATATTGCTAAAAAAGAAACTGTTTTATTACGTCCGACATATAAAACTTTTGTAAAAAAAACATTTGATAATGCTTATTCTATAGTTGGTACTTTATCTTTTGATGATAAGGAACAAAAGCAGATTCTGGGGTATACATGTAACAAAGCCACACTTACTTTTGATTTATCCGGAATTGACGAATTAGACGGCTTTGACCCTACAGCAGAAATATGGTATACCAAAGATCTTCCCAGACTGTTTTGGAGAGATAATACATATCTTCAGAAAATTCCGGGAACAATGCTTTTAATGACCATCAATGGAGTTGGCTTGCAGGCTTCTGCTGTCAAGGAAGTAAAAAACGACTCTAAAGTATTTGAAATTCCTTCCGATTATACAGAGCAGGAACAGGTATATCCTCAAACAGAAGCCTGGAATGATTCTGTTATGGATGCTACCATTGACAGTGCTATGATGGACAATTATATTAGCGATTCACTGGTTTCTTTTCAGGATGAAACTACCGAATTGTTTGGTGTGCAGGATCTGGAAGGTAATATCGTTATTCCGGCAGCTTATACCCAACTCCTGGTGACAGGAGAGGATGTTCTGATCGCGTCCGATTCAAATGAAAAATACGGAGCAATCGATCTGACAGGTAAGGTCCTGATCCCGTTCAGATATGAAAGTCTGCTATGGACGGCAGAAGGCCCTGTTATATACACTGAAAACAATCTCTATGGCTGTCTAACCCGTGAGGGGGAAGTTCTTATTCCGGCTCAATATGAATATCTCAACGAATTTGAAGGGCAATTCACTGCTGCAATGAAAGATAATAAGATGGGTATTATCAATCTCAAAAATGAGATTGTATTTCCATTTACCTATGAAAGTATTATTCAGATAAGGGACAGCTATTTTATAGGTATGCAGGATTCAAAGTATTATCTTCAGGAATTTAACAAATCAAATCCGACCTTAGCCGGATACACTTATCTGGAAGTAGGAATAGATAATGATATCCTCGTTGCTGAAAAAAATAATCTTCACGGATATATAGATAAGCATGGTAAGGTGCTGATTCCGTTTAAATACCGTCTGGCCAGCGCTTTTTCGGACGGAGTCGCCTATGTCACTGATGAACATGAAAATTCTTTCTATATCAATCAAAAAGGTGAAACCGTGAATATGGAAGAAGAAGATTAA